gctttaaaaagctggccgcatacgtggcaagggtgggtttggtcagttgcagataggcctgcttcttctctcagcttttcgttggttcggcgctctttcgccctggtcactcttcttgcttcaaatcttgagactccgagactcactgCTTCACggcatgaggagcgatcgagagctagtgcttcccagccgcgaatgtcgatatcgcattgcTAGAAGGAGCTCTCGGGAGTGTCTTTATAGCGTAGGTATGACCTCCCTTGGAGCGCcctcctgcacacaactcctggtacagaagtcgtttgggaaggcgattgtctgacTACATGTtccgcccatcgaagttgggacctttttactgtcgcattgatactgtgcatgttggacagctttaagatttctatgtctggtatgtggtcggaccaacgcaccttatggatactcctgAGACAGCGTAGGAGGAAGGAGTTTGGTGTGGCGGGAACATATGATATTACTGTGGTGCCGAACATAGGAATGTTTTTTTACTTCTCTGATTTGCCTGTGGTTAACTTCTAGCTATGACAAGTTTGGTAATCGAGTCAATAATGTTTAATGCTCAATGCAGGCTGCTATGCACAAACTTTCCCGTTTAAATTTAATAGTTGTGATattgttcttttatttaaaacaataattctcAGTCAAAACACGGGTTTCATCAGTAGTTACAcatgccatcttgttccaagccaacaCTTTCAAACAGTTCGTCAaagaattgaataaatactgggctgagtttgtgtctttgcaTTTTCCGAAATATCTACAATAAgaatcttttaattttgtagAAGGACAAGTAGacacaatgtttctttagcctcatCATCATAAGTGATACGAATtagaagtttcaataatttctacACATATTtgaattgtatatattttttaatacatttgccTCAATATGTAATTAGCCCACCCCTGCCCTAATATGAAGGAGAGCACACTAGAGTTTGGGTCAAACTAAAACTATTAGCAACTTGCGCGAATGTTACAAGAGAGGACAATAAAATTAGGCGACTAGTCCTCTGTCCAGTGTCATTCTTCTGtccaccgaaaaaaaaaaaaaaaaaaagttgcttatTTATGCCCTTACCGTACCCGTGtatgaaaatatttctatactCTTTGACCATGAAAGTgaatgtctaaatctaaataacACTGATGCAAAAgagttaaaattttaaagaaaacaataggttaaaaataatttcatttagtCTAAGATGGAGAAAAGTGATCTATGTAAGTgcttacaattatttttaggtAAGGACATTCTCTTTTCAACTAAAAGAAGAGTATACACGCTATTAAAACAATTATTCTatgtatttaatgtttaaaactaTTCAGATATAATTAATACAGACattttaattaagttttttgttggggggggggggaggggaatgtttcatacatttttgtaattttcaaaaaaaaaaatcatttggccTGTCTTGCACCCATATATCTTTTACATTTTCCAGAAattttgttaactatttttttatctaATAATTCAGCTACAACTCTGGTGGTTGACATATTACAAATCAATGTACCAATgctaagaaaatgtaaaaaaaaaacaaaaaaacaacaaactcagAATACTGGCTAAAATCTCCAACTTTTTAATTAGATGCCCAAATGTAGAAATGAACAAAGAAATGGAATGATAACTTTCCAGAACATTCACCAGTTTTATTCATGAGACAATGGCTGGCACTACCACCAAAGTAGCACATAAAATATGTGAAACTGTCAGTTTGAAATAAGGAgatcttttttgtttagttcaaCTAACAACTTGTGTTTACTTCATCATGGTTTTGCTGACAACTAGCAAACAACATTGAACATGGAAATACAATATCAAGATAACAACAATCAACAATTAAGAACTAAAGCTACAGACCAACACATGGTCAGCATTGCCAACTAAAAATTCAACATTGAACCatcattataaaaattaaaaaaccttTTTTTGGTCAATGAAAATTGCTAGGTATGACCACCATACAACAATGAAGATATGAtcaataataaaagaaatgatttatAGTCaggttgtcaggtaaaaaaagatgaaacaaTGTGACAATAAAAACGACATTAAAATGTTGGACTACATGTTCAAGctaagaaaaacacaaaactgATCCACAACTTGTAATGAGGGTGAGATATCATGTTCATAAGTCAGGTTGTATATGTACAAGAGTCAGGTTTTCATCATGGTTTACAGCATTTGACAAGAACAACAGCACACAAAAAGATGAGCTCTAAAGGCGGCTCTGACTGGTGACATCAATGGGACTTGAGATTCTTCAGTCTCTTGTCTCTCCCTCCTCATCTTCTTCCTCAACACCTCTGATGTACAGAACATTGTTGCACCTTCGATCAAAAGGAAACATTGTCATTATTATAcaattatatcatttttatcaATTATAACACGTGTTAACACTTGAATGTTATGAAGCAAAACCCTCGAGGTTAGTGAGAGACACTATATTATACTATGTCGCTTAGGTGAAGCTTCAACACTACTTTATACTGTGCCATTTAGATATAGATTCCTAAATGTTGTATGTAGAATAATATTTCTCAGGACAATGTCTCTAAATATTCAGTTTCACATTGGACCTTGTCTTATTACAAGGTTataaatatcaactcactctctctgtacatgttatttctcccacacccaatctcagattaagctgaaattttgcacaattatttctcttacttgacaacacaaaaatctattttaaaaaattattcaattagtcaattaactttttttgtatcttaaataagggaaagaaatcatacttgacagatgtggtagtactagttgaattagtccccttgaggactcgaGCCCTGGatgaacattttttatgcattaaaaaaaacgatcatgtaaacattcaccaagatctccccttcttccctccccctttcactaCCGATCCAGTCAAGTGATAGGGTTAgagagcattgagaaagctaaaagctaaacaaaaacaattggtaaaaattgtttctaatcgcacagatttattattgatacaattacacttaatataagctttgttttttttttaaagtattctttatgttttttttttgtattgtattcaCTCCATTACCTGATGAGGACTTCTCCTAGATTCCCTGCAAGCTGACCATCAATGAATTCTTCTGTGTTTGCCaactaaacacaaaaaaaatatttttttttaaaattagatacTTTGATATATCAGAAGTTTTGAATTTACTAACAAAATTGCATACTGACTGAAAAAATATCTGTAGAGAGATTTCATTCCATGTgtaaagattttgaatttctcactattaaaaatacaaacagtGAGTGTAGGAAAGAGACGTGAAGccattaaattaaaatacaagaaggAGAACCTGGAGAGTTgaatgtttttactgaggcaaTATGTTCCAGGAGGAACACAAAGGTTGGATGGTGATGATTTAGTGCAGCCAGCTTGTGTtctttataaagaaatataattttgatgTTGGGGTCTACTGACCCCATTGCaccaaagaaattttttttttttcaaggtacCACAGCAGGGTTAAGAAAAAAGGGCACATTGGTAATCCAAAACCAGTTTCAGTTATCTGACCTAGTATGCTAAAAGATAAATAAGCATGATGCGACAACTTTCCATTaccagtattttaaaaaatgtgcatcaGGTAAGCCACACTAATACTgaaaatgtgaagttaaataattaaaaaatcatcTCTCAATCCAAAAAGATTAgttaaattaattgatttttcagatttttttctcaATTGCATCAAACAAATATATTCCAGAAACAATCAACAACTATTATCAACAGTAAACTTTCTATGTATTACAACATTTTTGAGGAATACCTGATTTTGTGAACGTTAACACCTTTTAagctaatatttaaaaatataaaatttgattaaaattcaaggttgaaaaaaattggCTATGTAGTCTAAAAGTGGAGTGTTTCTAAGGGATGTCAATACTTGATTCTACTGAGCTTCTAGAAATGTCAACTtcattttatattaaagtaaCTTTGTGAAAACAAAACTGAGACATTCTAAAAGTGTCACACAGACCTGGAGATTCATGTAGCCATCAACTGACACAAGATATCCTTTATACTCCATTCCCCACTTCAGTTTCACCATGACTGGCTTACCCGTGAGCCCATTTAGAAAGGGCTTTGGGTTCATAGGCAGcgtctgaaaagaaaaaaaatatttaaaaaattaaacgcTTAAAAGAATAGGTTCAATTTCattcaatatataaataaatgcagATAACACATTAAATTAgcataaaaaaagggaaagtaatgTAAACATTACattccctaaccctaaccctgccCCTAGATTTGTCTTATTTGAACCCTGCCTGACGTCACCAATGAGTTTTCTGAAGGAAAtcagtttagatttagacaaCTAGACCTATGAtataaggtctagatctaaagatctagtaggcctactttacatGACTATAGTCTgattgaatagatctagactatcaaTCATCTGAGATCTGAGTAGATAGAGATTGATAGAT
This genomic stretch from Biomphalaria glabrata chromosome 4, xgBioGlab47.1, whole genome shotgun sequence harbors:
- the LOC106051585 gene encoding small nuclear ribonucleoprotein F, producing the protein MAATLPMNPKPFLNGLTGKPVMVKLKWGMEYKGYLVSVDGYMNLQLANTEEFIDGQLAGNLGEVLIRCNNVLYIRGVEEEDEEGETRD